A region of the Stieleria neptunia genome:
TCCGTGGGATGGCTGTAATCTCATTGAATTGTGTACTTTGAATCAATCGTCACCAATCGACTTGGATGAATTACATCGGATTGCTGAACAGTTTACTAGCTCAAGCGCGGGATTTCGGTTGGCCGCTGGAATGTTGGCATATCGGCGTGGGGAGTTCGCGAGTGCGATTGATGATTTGCCCATCGACTATGGTGCACGAACACCGATTTGCCTCGCATTCCGGGCGATGTCACTTTACAAGTTAGGCGATCACGCGGGGGCGCAAGCGACTTTGATGGAGGCTTATGAAATGATGGAAAAGTATCTCCCAACAATCGACGGGCCACCAATTAAGATCCCGCGTGGTAACAAAGACCGATTGCACGTCTGGTGCTCAAACCAATTGGCACTGGATGAGGCGTCAAAGTTGATTGCAGCCGATCCTGTAGTTTCGCAGGTTGACTGATTTTCGTTGCAGTTCCCGCATGTACGCAGGATCCGATGACACTTTTGAAGCATCTCTTGAGGACGGCACTTCAATCAGAGACGCATCGACGGCAACAGAGTTCATTCGTGTTTCCGATCGACGCGAATTCTACAGCGTTCTTCGTGAGTGAGCGTGCACAGACTTCCGCGACGATCAGCGGGGAGCTTCGCACAGCGGTCGGCCACCGCACGAAATTCGAACAGGGCAAAGGAGTCGCTGCGGAACGATGTCAGGCCGATTTGGTATTTCCCAAGACCTCGATCTGGTTTTTGCGGACGCAGTTCCTCCAAGCCTGATACTCAAACAGGCAGCTCCCTTTTTCGATGCTCAGTGGCTCGCCGAGTCGAAGGGCTTTCTGGGTTTCGTAGCTGAACCAGTCAGTCGGTTTGGCGTTGGGGCGGCAGGTGTTGACTCGCGTCCCTTTCTAGATGAATTCGCTCAAGCGAGCCAGTTTGCTGCTAGTGCCGACACGTTTGGTCCGTTGAACGCGGGGGCGGATGGTCGGCGTTAGGGGGCAAGTCTGGCCGCGGAATTTGACATGGTTTTCCGTTAAGCGTTTGCTCCCAAGGACTTCGGATTCTTCGCTGACGGGTTTTCCACGCACCCTCAAAGTGGGCCTGACCATCCGTGTCATTTTCGTCGGGATGATCCTAGCAAAAGAAAAAGACAGCTTGATCGCCACGGTTGGCGATTCCAATGAATGGGCACCTGAAGGGCGAGCCGCCACGTTACCCGACGGCTCGATGCAACATGAGAGACAACTGTGGACACCACCTGCGTTTGCGTTACCGGTCTCGGGCGGTATCCTGGAACGCTGAAAAAACGACGAAGGGGGCGGCCGATCCTGGCAGATCGAACCGCCCACCATCAAAGCCCATCCGAGTTAAGCGGACGGAATCAATGACAGCTGCTCCTTCGTGCGCGTGTTGCTGCGCGCACTTGCTCGGGCCCCGCGCTCGAGGCCCTCCAGCTATGCGCCCCTTCAGCGCGACGGCTTCCCGTCCGTGCTGTCTTTACACCACTGCGTTTTTTAACGCTGGCTCGCGGAAGTCCACTTCTGGGCTCAAGCGATCCGGCACCAACTCCACGACTCTGGTGATCAGAGCGGACGCTGGGGGGGCGTGTACGAAGCAAGTACGGCCAACCGGCGGCGCGTTCATACGGTATTGGTCATGTCAAAGGATTCTCATATCGAAGCGATTGATCCGAACCTTCTCTACAACGCCGAAAAGCTTCGTCGAATCGAAGGCATTTCGTTGGCGGAGATGAAAAAGTTCATTCGTGAAAACTGTGTTTACTCGGAGGCCTGGCAGGGCCGCCTGAACGTCCTTGGATCTGACTACATCGATGCGATGAGCCGGAGGGGACTGGTTGATTCAGAAGAAAACAAACGGGAACGCCAACGAAAGTCGGGGGCGTCGACCCGAGCGAAAAACAAGGAGACAACAGAGCAATGAAACGAATTCCCACGGTGTGTGTGGGTGTGTTTTGGAAAGCATCCAAGGGCCGCTACTTTCTGCGATGGACGGATCCGTTCACGGGCAAACGGCGGTCGGAGCAAACCGAAATACTCACCCGCAACAAACGCGGCCGATCGCAAGCCGATCGGTTGGCGGTTGCCAAAGAACAGGAGTTGAAGAAGTCGCTGCGGCGAGACGACTTCAGCTGGGATGCGTTCGAAGAGAAGTACAAGCAGGAGCATCTGAAGTTCACTTCGACGGAGAACCAGCAGAAATGGAATGCGGTCGTCAGGTTTCTTCACGAGGCGGCCGCGGAGAGCCGGCAAGTTTATGGAGAGCTGATGCTTTCGGACGTCAAGCCGCTGTTCTTGTCCGAGGTCGAGACGTTGATTCGATCGAAGCTGTCCAGCGGCAGCGTATCGTCTTACGTCGCGACGCTGCGAAGTGGACTCTCTTGGGCGGCTTCGATGGAAATGATGGATCCGTTGCCGCGTCGTCGCAGTCGCGGTCGGGTCGAACACGTCCTGCCGGCGATGCGATTGAATCCCATCAGCAGGGAGGAACTGGACAAGATGAAGGACGTCACCGACAAGGTCGTCGGCAAGCGTTACGGCCAGTCGGTCAAGGACTACCTGGAGGCGTTGTGGCTTTCTGGGTGTCGGATGTGCGAGCCGCTTCAGATTCACGCGACGCGGCGTAATTGCCATCGGCCGTTGAATCTGGCGGGGGAGCATCCGAAGTTTTGCTGGGTCAACACCCAGAAGAACCGACGGGATGTGATCGCCAGGGTGACCAAGGACTTTGCGGCCGACGTGGAGCGCCGGGTGGCCGACGGCGGTTTTCTGTATCAACCGAGTTGCGAGACGGGGTTGATCGAGCGTCGCACGTCGCTGTCCAAGGTCGTTGCGGCAATCGGCAAGAAGGCCGACGTTTGGGCCGAAGAGGGCAAGACGGCGACGGCCAAGCATTTTCGGTCGTCGTTTGTCACGCGGTGGTCGATTCGGGGGATGCCGATTGCCCTGATTCAGGAGATGGTCCGGCACCGCAGCCGGTCGACGACGGAGAGGTATTACGTCGGTGACCTGAGTGGGAAAATCGATTTCGATGAATCGAAATTTGGTGACCAAAGTGGTGACCAAGCTTGAGACTGAAAAAGCAGCAAATTCGCTTTCGATGCGTAATTTACGGTATACCGAAGGAGGGACTCGAACCCTCACTCCCTTGCGGGAACTGGATTTTGAATCCAGCGCGTCTGCCAATTCCGCCACTTCGGCTTCGGTAGTGGGCCGGGACGTGGGAAATCTCGTCCGGCCGAGTAGGGAGATTATTCAACACGAATCGGGTTCGTGCAAGCGGCGGTGTTTTGAGGAATTTTTTGGACCTTTGGCCGTTTCCCTTGCGACAGGGGGCAAAGCCGGGAAAATGGATCTCAATCTCCTAACTTATCCCCCGCCACCAAGTGTTGCGATGTCCGGCGTTCCCAAACCGCTGCTTTCCCAAGCCGATTACTTGGCTCAAGAACGCCAGGCAGACTTCAAGAGCGAGTTTTATCGCGGTGAAGTGTTTGCAATGGCCGGTGCCAGCCGACGGCACCATCTGATCGTCGGAAATGCCGTCACCGCACTCAACCTCGGGCTCCGCGATTCCGATTGCCAGGTCTACCCATCGGACATGCGTGTCAAAGTTTCAGCCACCGGCCTGGTGACTTACCCTGACGTCTCGGTCGCCTGCGGCGACCCTGAGTTTGATGACGACCAGAATGACACGCTGCTTAGTCCCGTCGTCCTCATTGAAGTGCTCTTCAAATCGACCGAGTCGTACGATCGAGGAGCAAAGTTTGAGCAGTATCGACACCTGAACTCGCTTCGCCACTACCTGCTGATCTCTCAGGATCGCGTTCATGTGGAGCACTTTTCTCTACAAGACGACGGAAACTGGTTGCTTCGCGAATGCAACGAAATCGGCGGCACCGTCGAGCTGAAGCCATTGAATTGTGAACTGTTGGTCGTAGACCTCTATCGGAAGGTCGACCTGTCGGGGGCCGAAACACGTTCGGCGGAACCGTGATTGGTTTTGGCGCCCTAGCGGTTACCATTCATGGCCTAAATGAAGGCTTCTTCGTTTTGCCCCCCCCCTTCCTCGTTCTTGTTTGGAGTGCCTCCTGATGACGATTGCAGATGAATTGGCTCGATTGCAGGCGCTTCGTGATGCGGGGTCGTTGACCGAAATCGAGTTCGAAGAGGCCAAGCGGAAGGCGCTTCATGAGCAGCCCAAGCCGGCGATGTCGGGATTCGGTGGCGCGTCGGTGCCCGGCCAGATTCTGGGCGTCAACGAAGAAACCTATTGCACGTTGATGCACCTGTCCCAGCTGCTGGTCGTTTCCGGGCTGGGCATCGTCGCGCCGATCGTGATGTGGGTGATCAGCAAAGACGAATCCGATCTGGCCCGGCGTCACGGCAACCGCATGATGAACTGGCTGATCAGCAGCCTGATTTATGCGTTCGTGGCCGGGTTGCTGTGCTTTGTGCTGGTCGGCATCCCCTTGGTCATCTTGATCCTGATCCTGGACTTTGTGTTCCCGATCATGGCCGCGGTCAAGGCCAACAACGGCGAGCTCTGGTCGTACCCGGGGGCGATTCGGTTCTTTGAAGAGGATTGATGGGAGGGGCTTGAGTGTTCGTCTGGTTTGAGGCGACCGATTTTCGCACGTACGACGTCCCTTCCGGGACGTCGCGCACACCACTTCTTCAAGTACGATGGCCCTTCCGGGCCGTCGTCCGTAGGACTCTGTGCGACGACCTGGAAAGGACGTCGTACATGTTTAGATCCAGAGTTTCATGCGGTCGTTGAGCATGCCGGGTAGCGCGCGGCGGACCATCGTTTTGACTTGCTTGTCGTGGTAGCGCGTGCTCAGGTGCCCGGCGATCACCAGTTCATTTTCGAACCGGTCGGCGCGGTGGCGATAGTCATCGACGTGCATGTGACCGTGCTTGTGGATCTTTTCTTTGCGATGTTCGGGGGCGACAAACGTCAGTTCGCTGATCAGGATCTTTGCTTTGTAGAACTCGGGGTTGTTGTCCAGTCCCGGCGGTGAGGTGTCGCCGGTGTAGGCGAAGACGGGAACGCGATGTTCGGTGGTGATCTCGGTCCCGGCGAGTTTGAGGTCGCGGATTTCGGGGCCGGACAACTCGGCGAATTCGGGCTTGAGTTTGTGACGGCGGTGATAGACCACAAAGCCGAGCGAGGTGATCGTGTGCCGCGTCGGCACCGCCGTCACCAAGTACTCGCGGCCGTGCTCGATTTCGTCCCCGGCGTTCAGCCCGACCAGTTCACAAGGCATCGCGCCACGGTCCAGGCGGCGAAAGGTTTGCAGCATGTTCCAGGCTTCGTCGACCGCCGAATCGGGCAGGTAGATCACCGGCGGATCCATTTTCATCATCCGACGCCGAGAGACATACGAAGGCAGCGATGCGATGTGGTCCAAGTGGGCGTGGGAGATGAACAGCGTGGACGTGCCCATGAAGTCCCAGGGTTGCGCCCCGACGTCGAACAACAGTTTCAGCTCGTTGATTCTCCAGCAGGTTTGCACGGCCGCGCGAGAAAAACCCTCGATCGTGAGACCATCGTGGTGGTGCGAGATCAGGGGAATGTTTTCGACCATAACGTCTGTGTTTCCAATGGGGATCGTCGGTGCCAAGCGAGTGCTCGGCTGGGACCGCCGAACCGCGATGCGTCTAGTTCTTTGCCGAAAGGCGAAGCTTGTCGCCGGCTGCATCGATCTTCAAGGATGCTTGGTCGGTGATCAACCGTACAAGCTGCCAAAGCGTTTGGTCGACGGCCGAGAACGAGACTCGTTTCTCGAGCTGGGGGTTCGCCGCCGGATCAAACTGACATTGCAAGCCGAGCTGCGCCACCAATGCCTGAATCAATGGCCCGGCCGGTTTGTCGGCGACGTCCAGCGAAAAGGTGCGCTGGTTCGTCTTCAACCGTTCCAGCGCGTTTCCCGCCGCCGGGGCCCCCTGGGCTGGGACCGGTTCTCCATCAGGAATTGACAGCATTTGCCGACAAAACGCCTGATGGGCTGCCGGCGTCGCGAGCAATCGAATCTGTCCACCGCTGACCTTGGTTTGCAGATTCGGATCCGTTTTTCGAAGCTCAGCGATGGCGCGAGAGGCACCGGCGAATTGATAGGAACGCGCAAAAGGGACGTCGATTCGAGCGTCCGAAAGCTGGCCCAGAAACTGTCCGGCGATCAATCGTAGCGCCAGCTGCGGTGAAATGTCACGCAGCAATGTTTCCGGCCACAGGTCATGCGGCAGGGCGAGCGGCGCGTGGTCGCCGGATTGGCGACCGGCAGAGTGTCCTCGAACAAGTTGCAACGCTTCGTCGGGGGTCGTCAGGTCCGGCCATTGCAGGTCCATCGACTCAGCGTCTCCGCGA
Encoded here:
- a CDS encoding DUF4870 domain-containing protein, producing MTIADELARLQALRDAGSLTEIEFEEAKRKALHEQPKPAMSGFGGASVPGQILGVNEETYCTLMHLSQLLVVSGLGIVAPIVMWVISKDESDLARRHGNRMMNWLISSLIYAFVAGLLCFVLVGIPLVILILILDFVFPIMAAVKANNGELWSYPGAIRFFEED
- a CDS encoding MBL fold metallo-hydrolase; translation: MVENIPLISHHHDGLTIEGFSRAAVQTCWRINELKLLFDVGAQPWDFMGTSTLFISHAHLDHIASLPSYVSRRRMMKMDPPVIYLPDSAVDEAWNMLQTFRRLDRGAMPCELVGLNAGDEIEHGREYLVTAVPTRHTITSLGFVVYHRRHKLKPEFAELSGPEIRDLKLAGTEITTEHRVPVFAYTGDTSPPGLDNNPEFYKAKILISELTFVAPEHRKEKIHKHGHMHVDDYRHRADRFENELVIAGHLSTRYHDKQVKTMVRRALPGMLNDRMKLWI
- a CDS encoding site-specific integrase gives rise to the protein MKRIPTVCVGVFWKASKGRYFLRWTDPFTGKRRSEQTEILTRNKRGRSQADRLAVAKEQELKKSLRRDDFSWDAFEEKYKQEHLKFTSTENQQKWNAVVRFLHEAAAESRQVYGELMLSDVKPLFLSEVETLIRSKLSSGSVSSYVATLRSGLSWAASMEMMDPLPRRRSRGRVEHVLPAMRLNPISREELDKMKDVTDKVVGKRYGQSVKDYLEALWLSGCRMCEPLQIHATRRNCHRPLNLAGEHPKFCWVNTQKNRRDVIARVTKDFAADVERRVADGGFLYQPSCETGLIERRTSLSKVVAAIGKKADVWAEEGKTATAKHFRSSFVTRWSIRGMPIALIQEMVRHRSRSTTERYYVGDLSGKIDFDESKFGDQSGDQA
- a CDS encoding Uma2 family endonuclease; the encoded protein is MSGVPKPLLSQADYLAQERQADFKSEFYRGEVFAMAGASRRHHLIVGNAVTALNLGLRDSDCQVYPSDMRVKVSATGLVTYPDVSVACGDPEFDDDQNDTLLSPVVLIEVLFKSTESYDRGAKFEQYRHLNSLRHYLLISQDRVHVEHFSLQDDGNWLLRECNEIGGTVELKPLNCELLVVDLYRKVDLSGAETRSAEP